Proteins from a genomic interval of Panthera tigris isolate Pti1 chromosome A2, P.tigris_Pti1_mat1.1, whole genome shotgun sequence:
- the LOC102952953 gene encoding olfactory receptor-like protein OLF3 — METDNQTWVREFILLGLSSDLYVQVFLFVLFLVMYLVTVLGNFLIVALICLDSRLHTPMYFFLTNLSLVDVSYATSIIPQMLVHLLAEHKAIPFVSCAAQLFFSLGWGGIEFVLLAVMAYDRYVAVCDPLRYSVIMHGGLCSRLAITSWVSGSLNSLIHTAITFQLPMCTNNYIDHISCEILAVVRLACVDTSSNEIIIMVSSIVLLMTPFCLVLLSYIQIISTILKIQSREGRKKAFHTCASHLAVVVLCYGMAIFTYIQPRSSPSILQEKLISLFYAVLTPMLNPMIYSVRNKEVKGAWQKLLGQLSGLTSKLAT; from the coding sequence ATGGAAACAGATAACCAGACATGGGTGAGAGAATTTATTCTCCTCGGCCTGTCCAGTGACTTGTATGTGCAggtctttctctttgttctgttcTTAGTCATGTACTTGGTGACAGTGCTGGGAAACTTCCTCATTGTTGCTCTGATCTGCCTGGACAGCCGACTCCACACTCCCATGTACTTCTTTCTCACCAACCTCTCCCTTGTTGATGTCTCTTATGCCACAAGCATCATTCCTCAGATGTTAGTGCATCTTCTTGCAGAACATAAAGCAATCCCATTTGTGAGCTGTGCAGCccagttatttttctctctagGCTGGGGTGGGATTGAGTTTGTTCTACTGGCAGTGATGGCCTACGACCGCTATGTGGCTGTGTGCGACCCCCTGCGATACTCGGTCATCATGCATGGAGGGCTCTGTTCTAGGTTGGCCATCACATCCTGGGTCAGTGGTTCTCTCAACTCTCTCATTCATACTGCCATCACCTTTCAGCTGCCCATGTGTACAAACAATTATATTGATCACATATCATGTGAAATTTTAGCTGTGGTCAGACTGGCCTGTGTGGACACCTCCTCCAATGAGATCATAATCATGGTTTCTAGCATCGTTCTGCTGATGACACCCTTCTGCCTGGTCCTCTTGTCCTACATCCAGATCATCTCCACCATCCTGAAGATCCAgtccagagagggaagaaagaaagcctTCCACACCTGTGCGTCTCACCTCGCAGTGGTTGTCTTGTGCTATGGCATGGCCATTTTCACTTACATCCAGCCCCGCTCCAGCCCCTCTATTCTTCAGGAGAAGTTGATCTCTCTCTTCTATGCCGTTTTGACACCCATGTTGAACCCTATGATTTATAGTGTAAGGAATAAGGAGGTGAAGGGGGCCTGGCAGAAACTACTAGGGCAGTTATCTGGATTAACATCAAAATTGGCAACTTGA